One Xenopus tropicalis strain Nigerian chromosome 8, UCB_Xtro_10.0, whole genome shotgun sequence genomic window carries:
- the tmem250 gene encoding transmembrane protein 250, with amino-acid sequence MPVIPIPRRVRSFHGPHTTCLHSACGPVRTTHLVRTKYNNFDIYLKSRWMYGFIRFLLYFSCSLFTSILWVALSLLFCLQYLGIRIFLRLQYKLSIILLLLGRRRVDFSLVNELLIYGIHVTMLLVGGLGWCFMVFVDM; translated from the coding sequence ATGCCTGTAATCCCAATTCCTCGCCGTGTTCGGTCATTCCACGGGCCCCACACTACCTGCTTGCATTCCGCCTGCGGACCAGTCCGAACCACGCATTTGGTGCGCACCAAGTACAACAACTTCGACATCTACCTGAAATCCCGATGGATGTACGGATTCATCCGCTTCCTGCTCTACTTCAGCTGCAGCCTTTTCACATCCATCCTCTGGGTGGCGCTGTCTCTCCTCTTTTGCCTTCAGTATCTGGGTATCAGAATATTCCTGCGCCTCCAGTACAAACTGTCCATCATTCTCCTTCTGCTGGGGCGGAGGAGGGTCGACTTTAGCCTCGTCAACGAGTTGCTTATTTATGGAATTCACGTGACCATGCTGCTCGTCGGCGGGCTGGGCTGGTGCTTCATGGTGTTTGTGGATATGTGA